The DNA segment TGCCTTGCGCTCACCGTCGGAGCTGCGCGCGGGCACCGTGATCGAAGTCCATCTGGCCGAAGGCGTGGCCGATGCCAGCCTCGCCAGCGTTCAGCCCCGGCTGGTGGAACGCTAAGCCCGGCGCGCGTCGGCGGGGCGCCGACAGCGCTTGCATATCGATCAAACTAATATGATCGAAGGGGCTTTGTTTGCCGCGTTTGCGCGGGTATGGCAAGTCCCCTACAATCGACAATTCCTGATCTTCAACCCCACAGAAAGAGACAGAACAATGGAACATACTCTCCCCCCGCTGCCTTACGCTCATGATGCGCTCGCTCCGCACATCTCCAAGGAGACCCTGGAGTTCCACCACGACAAGCACCACCAGACCTACGTCACCAACCTGAACAACCTGATCAAGGGCACCGAGTTCGAGAACTCGACGCTCGAAGAGATCGTCAAGAAGTCCTCCGGCGGCATCTTCAACAACGCCGCCCAGGTGTGGAACCACACCTTCTACTGGGACTCGCTCAAGCCCAACGGCGGCGGCCAACCGACCGGCGCGCTGGCTGATGCCATCAACGCCAAGTTCGGCTCCTTCGACAAGTTCAAGGAAGAATTCACCAAGACCGCAGTCGGCACCTTCGGTTCGGGCTGGGCCTGGCTGGTGAAGAAGGCCGACGGCTCGCTGGACCTGGTCTCGACCTCCAACGCCGCTACCCCGCTGACCACCGACGCCAAGCCGCTGCTGACCTGCGACGTGTGGGAACACGCTTACTACATCGACTACCGCAATGCCCGCCCGAAGTATGTCGAGGCATTCTGGAACGTCGTGAACTGGG comes from the Cupriavidus basilensis genome and includes:
- the sodB gene encoding superoxide dismutase [Fe], whose amino-acid sequence is MEHTLPPLPYAHDALAPHISKETLEFHHDKHHQTYVTNLNNLIKGTEFENSTLEEIVKKSSGGIFNNAAQVWNHTFYWDSLKPNGGGQPTGALADAINAKFGSFDKFKEEFTKTAVGTFGSGWAWLVKKADGSLDLVSTSNAATPLTTDAKPLLTCDVWEHAYYIDYRNARPKYVEAFWNVVNWDFASKNFAG